Proteins from a single region of Streptomyces spectabilis:
- a CDS encoding tellurite resistance/C4-dicarboxylate transporter family protein, with protein MRLVRHVWRDEVTPAAGACVMATGIISVGLHLTGHEVLSKLLLALAALIWLLLAADFADLLVRDRPRWTAAAITPPALTAVAATTVLGTRLSLLDRQGAAIALLVVAALVWPVLLLAVVRHWRRRGMPGGVFLVCVATQGLAVLAATLCLAGEGDWLGDAALACFGLGLLLYGEALARFDVRQLWTGAGDQWVAGGALAISALAGSRLMAVDRWAGTGHDVLRTVTYVLLGLALAWYAVLLVAEARAPRPGYDVRRWATVFPLGMTAVAALSTGAVADVPELRTLGRVLLWVAVAVWGLVWVGVVWPRGSAPGDGRAGPSGV; from the coding sequence ATGAGGCTTGTGAGACACGTGTGGCGAGACGAGGTCACTCCGGCCGCCGGGGCCTGTGTGATGGCGACCGGCATCATCTCCGTGGGCCTGCACCTGACGGGCCACGAGGTCCTCTCGAAGCTCCTGCTCGCCCTCGCGGCCCTCATCTGGCTGCTGCTCGCGGCGGACTTCGCCGATCTGCTGGTGCGCGACCGGCCCCGCTGGACGGCGGCGGCGATCACCCCGCCCGCGCTCACGGCCGTCGCGGCGACGACCGTGCTCGGCACCCGGCTCTCGCTGCTCGACCGGCAGGGCGCGGCGATCGCGCTCCTCGTCGTCGCGGCCCTGGTGTGGCCGGTGCTGCTGCTCGCGGTGGTGCGGCACTGGCGGCGGCGCGGCATGCCCGGCGGGGTGTTCCTGGTGTGCGTGGCCACGCAGGGGCTCGCGGTCCTCGCGGCCACGCTGTGCCTGGCGGGCGAGGGCGACTGGCTCGGCGACGCGGCGCTCGCCTGCTTCGGGCTCGGCCTTCTCCTGTACGGGGAGGCGCTGGCGCGCTTCGACGTGCGGCAGCTGTGGACGGGCGCGGGCGACCAGTGGGTGGCGGGCGGGGCGCTGGCGATCTCGGCGCTCGCCGGGTCCCGGCTGATGGCCGTGGACCGCTGGGCCGGCACCGGCCACGACGTCCTGCGGACCGTCACCTACGTCCTGCTCGGCCTCGCCCTCGCCTGGTACGCGGTCCTGCTCGTGGCCGAGGCGAGGGCGCCGCGCCCGGGCTACGACGTGCGGCGCTGGGCCACGGTGTTCCCCCTCGGCATGACAGCGGTGGCCGCGCTGTCCACCGGGGCGGTGGCGGACGTCCCGGAGCTGCGCACCCTCGGCCGGGTCCTGCTGTGGGTGGCGGTGGCGGTGTGGGGCCTGGTGTGGGTGGGCGTGGTGTGGCCGCGGGGCAGCGCCCCGGGCGACGGCAGGGCCGGCCCGTCCGGCGTTTGA
- a CDS encoding nitrate reductase subunit alpha, with the protein MTAPTEPDAPLLRTGRFLRRGEASADLHSVTIGGGREADAFYRDRWSHDKVVHSTHGVNCTGSCRWKVYVKDGIITWETQATDYPTAGPDRPEYEPRGCPRGAAFSWYTYSPTRVRYPYVRGVLLDLYREAKQRLKDPVLAWADVQGDPERRRAYQRARGKGGLVRADWDEAIEIIAAAHVHTIRTHGPDRVAGFSPIPAMSMVSHAAGARFMSLIGAPMLSFYDWYADLPVASPQVFGDQTDVPESGDWWDAAYLVMWGSNVPVTRTPDAHWMAEARYRGQKVVVVAPDYADNAKFADEWLHPHPGTDGALAMAMGHVILRECFVDRTVDFFDDYVRRFTDLPFLVTLTERQGAYVPGKFLRAADLGDTGEGAEWKTVVLDRATGGPAVPRGSLGFRWTESGKGEWNLDLGDIEPRLTLYGEDADGVEVLLPRFDTEGGAHGQGRGDVLRRGVPATRLGGPGGPLVTTVFDLLLAQYGVGREGLAGDWPASYDDASAPGTPAWQEAHTSVPAAQCTRIAREFARTAEKSRGRCMILMGAGTNHWFHSETIYRAFLALLTLTGCQGRNGGGWAHYVGQEKCRPATGWATLAGAGDWSRPPRQMIGAAYWFLHTDQWRYDRFTADVLASPLGEGRFAGMAAADCLAQATRAGWMPSYPTFDRNPLDLGEGDDPVGAAVERLRSGELKFACEDPDAPENWPRVLTLWRANLLGSSAKGAEYFTKHLLGTHSSLSAEEAGPDVRPRDVTWRERAPEGKLDLLVSLDFRMTSSTLLSDVTLPAATWYEKHDLSTTDMHPFVHAFSPAVDPPWQARTDFDTFRALADRLSELAAGHLDTRRDLVATALQHDTPGEIAQPGGVALDWRRGECAPVPGKTLPNLTVVERDYTAIGAKFAALGPLVERLGLPAKGIVLRPDDEVEALRALNGAVREGAAAGRPRLDTAVKAANTILALSGTTNGRLATQGFRTLQERTGQEMAQLAAEHEGKRISYADTQAAPVPVITSPEWSGSESGGRRYTAFTLNTEHLKPWHTLTGRQHFFLDHDWIHELGEALPVYRPPLDMHRLFGEPALGPDGTREVTVRYLTPHNKWSIHSEYQDNLFMLSLSRGGQVIWMSPADAAAIGVADNDWIEAVNRNGVVAARAVVSHRMPEGTVYMHHAQERTVGVPRTETTGRRGGIHNSLTRLLLKPTHLIGGYAQLTWAFNYLGPTGNQRDEVTVIRRRTDQEVTYQP; encoded by the coding sequence GTGACCGCTCCGACCGAACCCGACGCCCCGCTGCTGCGGACCGGCAGGTTCCTGCGCCGCGGGGAGGCCTCCGCCGATCTGCACAGCGTGACGATCGGGGGCGGCCGCGAGGCCGACGCCTTCTACCGCGACCGCTGGAGCCACGACAAGGTCGTGCACTCCACGCACGGCGTGAACTGCACCGGCTCCTGCCGCTGGAAGGTGTACGTCAAGGACGGCATCATCACCTGGGAGACCCAGGCCACCGACTATCCGACGGCGGGGCCCGACCGCCCCGAGTACGAGCCGCGCGGCTGCCCGCGGGGCGCCGCGTTCTCCTGGTACACGTACTCGCCGACCCGCGTGCGCTACCCGTACGTGCGGGGCGTGCTCCTCGATCTGTACCGCGAGGCCAAACAGCGCCTGAAGGACCCGGTGCTCGCCTGGGCCGACGTCCAGGGCGACCCCGAGCGGCGGCGCGCGTACCAGCGGGCGCGCGGCAAGGGCGGCCTGGTGCGGGCGGACTGGGACGAGGCGATCGAGATCATCGCGGCCGCGCACGTCCACACGATCCGGACCCACGGCCCCGACCGGGTCGCGGGCTTCTCGCCGATCCCCGCCATGTCGATGGTGTCGCACGCGGCGGGCGCCCGCTTCATGTCGCTGATCGGCGCGCCCATGCTGTCCTTCTACGACTGGTACGCGGATCTGCCGGTCGCCTCGCCGCAGGTCTTCGGCGACCAGACGGACGTGCCCGAGTCCGGCGACTGGTGGGACGCCGCGTACCTGGTCATGTGGGGTTCGAACGTGCCGGTCACGCGCACGCCCGACGCCCACTGGATGGCCGAGGCCCGCTACCGGGGCCAGAAGGTCGTGGTCGTCGCGCCCGACTACGCCGACAACGCCAAGTTCGCCGACGAGTGGCTGCACCCGCACCCCGGCACGGACGGCGCGCTCGCCATGGCGATGGGCCATGTGATCCTGCGCGAGTGCTTCGTCGACCGCACGGTGGACTTCTTCGACGACTACGTGCGCCGCTTCACCGACCTGCCGTTCCTGGTGACGCTGACCGAGCGGCAGGGCGCGTACGTGCCGGGGAAGTTCCTGCGCGCCGCCGACCTCGGCGACACGGGCGAGGGCGCGGAGTGGAAGACCGTCGTCCTCGACCGCGCCACCGGCGGGCCCGCCGTCCCGCGCGGCTCCCTCGGCTTCCGCTGGACCGAGTCGGGCAAGGGCGAGTGGAACCTGGACCTGGGCGACATCGAGCCCCGGCTCACCCTGTACGGCGAGGACGCGGACGGCGTGGAGGTGCTCCTGCCGCGCTTCGACACCGAGGGCGGCGCGCACGGGCAGGGCCGCGGCGATGTGCTGCGCCGCGGGGTGCCCGCGACGCGGCTCGGCGGCCCCGGCGGCCCGCTGGTCACCACCGTGTTCGATCTGCTCCTGGCCCAGTACGGGGTCGGCCGCGAGGGCCTGGCGGGCGACTGGCCCGCCTCCTACGACGACGCCTCCGCGCCCGGTACGCCCGCCTGGCAGGAGGCGCACACCTCCGTGCCCGCGGCCCAGTGCACGCGCATCGCCCGGGAGTTCGCGCGCACGGCCGAGAAGTCGCGCGGCCGCTGCATGATCCTCATGGGCGCGGGCACCAACCACTGGTTCCACTCGGAGACCATCTACCGCGCCTTCCTCGCCCTGCTCACCCTCACCGGCTGCCAGGGCCGCAACGGCGGCGGCTGGGCGCACTACGTCGGCCAGGAGAAGTGCCGCCCCGCGACCGGCTGGGCCACGCTCGCGGGCGCGGGGGACTGGTCGCGCCCGCCCCGGCAGATGATCGGCGCCGCGTACTGGTTCCTGCACACCGACCAGTGGCGCTACGACCGGTTCACCGCCGACGTGCTGGCGTCGCCGCTCGGCGAGGGACGCTTCGCGGGCATGGCGGCGGCGGACTGCCTCGCGCAGGCCACCCGCGCGGGCTGGATGCCCTCGTACCCCACCTTCGACCGCAATCCGCTGGACCTGGGCGAGGGGGACGACCCCGTGGGCGCCGCGGTGGAGCGACTGCGCTCCGGCGAGCTGAAGTTCGCCTGCGAGGACCCGGACGCGCCGGAGAACTGGCCGCGCGTGCTCACCCTGTGGCGCGCCAACCTCCTCGGCTCGTCCGCGAAGGGCGCCGAGTACTTCACCAAGCACCTCCTGGGCACCCACTCGTCCCTGAGCGCCGAAGAGGCCGGGCCCGACGTCCGCCCCCGCGACGTGACCTGGCGCGAGCGGGCGCCCGAGGGCAAGCTCGACCTCCTGGTGTCGCTCGACTTCCGCATGACCTCGTCGACGCTCCTGTCCGACGTCACGCTCCCGGCCGCCACCTGGTACGAGAAGCACGACCTGTCGACCACCGACATGCACCCCTTCGTGCACGCCTTCAGCCCGGCCGTCGACCCGCCGTGGCAGGCCCGCACCGACTTCGACACGTTCCGCGCGCTCGCCGACCGGCTCAGCGAGCTGGCCGCCGGGCACCTGGACACGCGCCGTGACCTGGTCGCCACCGCGCTCCAGCACGACACGCCGGGCGAGATTGCCCAACCGGGCGGCGTCGCCCTGGACTGGCGGCGCGGCGAGTGCGCGCCCGTGCCCGGCAAGACCCTGCCGAACCTCACCGTCGTCGAGCGCGACTACACCGCGATCGGCGCGAAGTTCGCCGCGCTCGGCCCCCTCGTCGAACGGCTCGGCCTGCCCGCGAAGGGCATCGTGCTGCGCCCCGACGACGAGGTGGAGGCCCTGCGCGCGCTCAACGGCGCCGTCCGTGAGGGAGCCGCCGCGGGCCGGCCGCGCCTGGACACCGCGGTGAAGGCGGCCAACACGATCCTCGCCCTGTCCGGCACCACCAACGGCCGCCTCGCCACCCAGGGCTTCCGCACCCTCCAGGAGCGCACCGGGCAGGAGATGGCCCAGCTGGCGGCCGAGCACGAGGGCAAGCGGATCAGCTACGCCGACACCCAGGCCGCGCCCGTCCCCGTGATCACCTCGCCCGAGTGGTCGGGGAGCGAGTCCGGGGGCCGCCGCTACACGGCGTTCACGCTCAACACCGAGCACCTCAAGCCCTGGCACACCCTCACCGGGCGCCAGCACTTCTTCCTCGACCACGACTGGATCCACGAGCTGGGCGAGGCGCTGCCGGTGTACCGCCCGCCGCTCGACATGCACCGTCTGTTCGGCGAACCGGCGCTCGGCCCCGACGGCACCCGGGAGGTGACGGTCCGCTACCTCACCCCGCACAACAAGTGGTCCATCCACTCCGAGTACCAGGACAACCTCTTCATGCTGTCCCTCTCGCGCGGCGGCCAGGTCATCTGGATGTCACCGGCGGACGCGGCGGCGATCGGCGTCGCCGACAACGACTGGATCGAGGCGGTGAACCGCAACGGCGTCGTCGCGGCCCGCGCGGTCGTCTCGCACCGCATGCCCGAGGGCACCGTCTACATGCACCACGCCCAGGAGCGCACCGTGGGCGTCCCGCGCACCGAGACCACCGGGCGCCGGGGCGGCATCCACAACTCCCTGACCCGCCTGCTGCTCAAGCCGACGCATCTGATCGGCGGCTACGCGCAGCTCACCTGGGCCTTCAACTACCTGGGCCCGACCGGCAACCAGCGCGACGAGGTGACGGTGATCCGCCGCCGCACCGACCAGGAGGTGACGTATCAGCCATGA
- the narH gene encoding nitrate reductase subunit beta, producing the protein MKVLAQLAMVMNLDKCIGCHTCSVTCKQTWTNRGGMEYVWFNNVETRPGQGYPRRYEDQEKWRGGWELNRRGALRLKAGGRFKKLVTIFSNPVLPQLKDYYEPWTYEYRNLTDAPLGEDYPVAEPRSLLTGKPMKIEWSSNWDDNLGGGPAHAEADPMVERVREQAEQKVKFAFEEAFMFYLPRICEHCLNPACVASCPSGAMYKRTEDGIVLVDQDRCRGWRMCVTGCPYKKVYFNHRTGKAEKCTLCYPRTEVGLPTVCSETCVGRLRYLGVLLYDADKVTAAASVPDEQALYEAQLDVFLDPEDPEVCRAAARDGVPREWIEAARRSPTYALISTYKVALPLHPEYRTLPMVWYVPPLSPVVEALAETGFDGEDPDNLFGAIDSLRIPLEYLAELFTAGDVAPVRAALERLAAMRSYMRGVNLGDPPDAAPAERVGMSATEIEDMYRLLAIAKYEERYVIPTAAVGDARRLEESAVPDGCGLDGPGGPGMHAAPGPFGDDSGTHQGLPLVTIENFHAARRRQTADDPEETTP; encoded by the coding sequence ATGAAGGTGCTCGCCCAGCTCGCGATGGTGATGAACCTCGACAAGTGCATCGGCTGCCACACCTGCTCGGTCACCTGCAAACAGACGTGGACGAACCGCGGTGGCATGGAGTACGTGTGGTTCAACAACGTCGAGACCCGCCCGGGACAGGGCTACCCGCGCCGCTACGAGGACCAGGAGAAGTGGCGCGGCGGCTGGGAGCTGAACCGCCGGGGCGCGCTGCGGCTCAAGGCGGGCGGCCGCTTCAAGAAGCTCGTGACGATCTTCTCCAACCCGGTCCTGCCGCAGCTCAAGGACTACTACGAGCCCTGGACCTACGAGTACCGGAACCTCACCGACGCGCCGCTCGGCGAGGACTACCCGGTGGCCGAGCCCCGCTCCCTGCTCACCGGCAAGCCCATGAAGATCGAGTGGAGTTCGAACTGGGACGACAACCTCGGCGGCGGCCCCGCGCACGCCGAGGCCGACCCGATGGTCGAGCGCGTCCGCGAACAGGCCGAGCAGAAGGTGAAGTTCGCCTTCGAGGAGGCCTTCATGTTCTACCTCCCGCGGATCTGCGAGCACTGCCTCAACCCGGCGTGCGTGGCCTCCTGCCCCTCCGGTGCGATGTACAAGCGCACCGAGGACGGCATCGTCCTCGTCGACCAGGACCGCTGCCGGGGCTGGCGCATGTGCGTCACCGGCTGCCCGTACAAGAAGGTCTACTTCAACCACCGCACCGGCAAGGCCGAGAAGTGCACCCTCTGCTACCCCCGCACGGAGGTCGGCCTGCCCACGGTCTGCTCCGAGACCTGCGTGGGCCGCCTGCGCTACCTCGGCGTGCTCCTGTACGACGCCGACAAGGTGACGGCGGCCGCGTCGGTGCCCGACGAACAGGCCCTGTACGAGGCCCAGCTGGACGTGTTCCTCGACCCCGAGGACCCGGAGGTGTGCCGGGCCGCCGCGCGCGACGGCGTTCCGCGCGAATGGATCGAGGCCGCCCGCAGATCACCCACGTACGCGCTGATCAGCACGTACAAGGTGGCCCTTCCGCTGCATCCGGAGTACCGCACGCTGCCCATGGTCTGGTACGTGCCGCCGCTCTCCCCGGTCGTGGAGGCCCTCGCGGAGACGGGCTTCGACGGCGAGGACCCGGACAACCTCTTCGGCGCGATCGACAGCCTGCGCATCCCCCTGGAGTACCTGGCGGAGCTGTTCACGGCCGGGGACGTCGCCCCCGTGCGGGCGGCGCTCGAACGCCTCGCGGCGATGCGGTCGTACATGCGCGGCGTCAACCTCGGCGACCCGCCGGACGCGGCGCCCGCCGAGCGGGTCGGCATGAGCGCCACGGAGATCGAGGACATGTACCGCCTCCTCGCGATCGCCAAGTACGAGGAGCGGTACGTCATCCCGACGGCGGCCGTCGGCGACGCCCGGCGCCTGGAGGAGTCGGCGGTGCCCGACGGATGCGGCCTGGACGGGCCCGGCGGTCCCGGCATGCACGCGGCGCCCGGCCCCTTCGGCGACGACTCCGGGACGCACCAGGGGCTGCCCCTGGTCACCATCGAGAACTTCCACGCGGCGCGCCGCCGCCAGACCGCCGACGACCCCGAGGAGACCACCCCGTGA
- the narJ gene encoding nitrate reductase molybdenum cofactor assembly chaperone, which translates to MTGHALLYQAAAHCLTYPDDVFWRHARELRVAAPELSDFLDHAEKSGPRPLAEHYVQVFDFKNRHSLYLSWWLDGDTRRRGASLVAFKQAYRAHGLELTGTELPDFLPTVLEFTARTGTRDLLLAHRAGLELLRLSLTEHGTPYAGVLDAVCATLPGPTPRDEAAARALARTGPPHETVGVS; encoded by the coding sequence GTGACCGGCCACGCGCTCCTGTACCAGGCGGCGGCCCACTGCCTCACCTACCCGGACGACGTCTTCTGGCGCCACGCGCGCGAACTACGCGTGGCCGCACCGGAGTTGAGCGACTTCCTGGACCACGCGGAGAAGTCGGGCCCGCGTCCGCTCGCCGAACACTACGTCCAGGTCTTCGACTTCAAGAACCGCCACAGCCTGTACCTGAGCTGGTGGCTCGACGGCGACACGCGCCGCCGCGGCGCGTCCCTGGTGGCCTTCAAGCAGGCCTACCGGGCCCACGGCCTGGAGCTCACCGGCACGGAACTGCCGGACTTTCTGCCGACGGTCCTGGAGTTCACGGCCCGCACGGGCACGCGGGACCTGCTCCTCGCCCACCGCGCGGGCCTGGAGCTCCTGCGCCTTTCCCTGACGGAGCACGGCACGCCGTACGCGGGCGTCCTCGACGCCGTGTGCGCGACCCTGCCGGGACCCACCCCCCGGGACGAGGCGGCGGCCCGCGCCCTGGCCCGCACCGGCCCGCCCCACGAAACCGTCGGAGTCTCCTGA
- the narI gene encoding respiratory nitrate reductase subunit gamma — translation MRTFLWGVLPYVAFVLLVAGTVWRYRYDKFGWTTRSSQIHESRLLNVASPAFHYGILFVLVGHLMGLFVPESWTDAVGLKEHAYHLLSLFGGTAAGVLAVAGIALLLYRRRTNAPVFRATTRNDKLMYAVLLAALVMGMWAKLTNSSVSSGYDYRESIAPWARSLFTLRPDVDAMAGVPLTFQLHAVIGMTLIALVPFTRLVHMFSAPVQYLFRPYVVYRSRATDAVGTRKERRGWEKVDS, via the coding sequence ATGCGCACGTTCCTCTGGGGGGTCCTGCCGTACGTGGCCTTCGTCCTGCTTGTCGCGGGCACGGTCTGGCGCTACCGCTACGACAAGTTCGGCTGGACCACCCGCTCGTCCCAGATCCACGAGTCCCGGCTCCTCAACGTCGCGTCCCCCGCCTTCCACTACGGCATCCTCTTCGTCCTCGTGGGCCACCTCATGGGCCTGTTCGTCCCGGAGTCCTGGACGGACGCGGTCGGCCTGAAGGAGCACGCGTACCATCTGCTCTCGCTGTTCGGCGGCACGGCGGCGGGGGTCCTCGCGGTGGCCGGGATCGCCCTGCTCCTCTACCGCAGGCGTACGAACGCGCCCGTCTTCCGGGCGACGACCCGCAACGACAAGCTCATGTACGCGGTGCTGCTCGCGGCCCTGGTCATGGGCATGTGGGCCAAGCTCACGAACTCCTCGGTGAGCTCGGGCTACGACTACCGCGAGTCGATCGCCCCTTGGGCCCGCAGCCTCTTCACCCTCCGCCCGGACGTCGACGCGATGGCGGGCGTCCCCCTGACCTTCCAGCTCCACGCGGTGATCGGCATGACCCTGATCGCCCTGGTCCCCTTCACCCGCCTGGTCCATATGTTCAGCGCACCGGTGCAGTACCTGTTCCGGCCGTACGTGGTCTACCGCAGCCGCGCCACGGACGCGGTGGGCACGCGGAAGGAACGGCGGGGGTGGGAGAAGGTGGATTCGTAG
- a CDS encoding Uma2 family endonuclease, with translation MTLLDEAEFIMNRLPGCRVEVIGGVITVTMLPDLAHASTLTHLTRTFFAAGLHEGETEVLQRVGLWLPGGPEDYAVPDLSIIDADSDDRVIEYNCYDPAVFRMVLEVTSNTYQNDLRVKVAAYAIAKIPVYVIVDRKHQRLHVLSAPAGGEYANHQVHAPGRMVALPDSIGAKVSLDVTAILTAGKH, from the coding sequence ATGACGTTGCTCGACGAGGCCGAGTTCATCATGAATCGGTTACCCGGCTGCCGCGTCGAAGTCATCGGGGGCGTCATCACCGTGACCATGCTGCCGGACCTCGCCCATGCCTCGACGCTGACTCACCTCACGCGCACGTTCTTCGCGGCGGGACTGCACGAGGGGGAGACCGAGGTGCTCCAACGCGTCGGCCTGTGGCTGCCCGGCGGGCCGGAGGACTATGCCGTCCCCGACCTCTCCATCATCGACGCGGACAGCGACGACCGCGTGATCGAGTACAACTGCTACGACCCCGCTGTCTTCCGCATGGTGCTCGAAGTCACTTCGAACACCTACCAGAACGACCTGCGTGTCAAAGTCGCCGCCTACGCCATCGCCAAGATCCCTGTGTACGTCATCGTCGATCGCAAGCACCAGCGCCTGCATGTGCTCAGCGCCCCCGCAGGAGGCGAGTACGCGAACCACCAGGTCCACGCCCCCGGCCGGATGGTCGCCCTCCCCGACTCGATCGGTGCCAAGGTCTCGCTGGACGTGACGGCCATCCTCACAGCGGGCAAGCACTAG
- a CDS encoding succinate dehydrogenase iron-sulfur subunit translates to MATPTMDKVEAEAAASDHLITVTFRIRRFNPEISAEATWEDFQLEIDPKERVLDGLHKIKWDLDGTLTFRRSCAHGICGSDAMRINGKNRLACKTLIKDINPAKPITVEPIKGLTVLKDLVVDMEPFFQAYRDVMPFLVTTGNEPTRERLQSPEDRERFDDTTKCILCAACTSSCPVFWNDGQYFGPAAIVNAHRFIFDSRDEAGEQRLEILNDKDGVWRCRTTFNCTDACPRGIEVTKAIQEVKRALITRRF, encoded by the coding sequence ATGGCAACCCCGACGATGGACAAGGTCGAGGCGGAAGCCGCGGCCTCGGACCACCTCATCACCGTCACCTTCCGGATCCGCCGCTTCAACCCGGAGATCTCGGCCGAGGCGACCTGGGAAGACTTCCAGCTGGAGATCGACCCCAAGGAGCGCGTCCTCGACGGTCTCCACAAGATCAAGTGGGACCTGGACGGCACGCTGACATTCCGCCGTTCCTGCGCGCACGGCATCTGCGGCTCGGACGCCATGCGGATCAACGGCAAGAACCGCCTTGCCTGCAAGACCCTGATCAAGGACATCAACCCGGCCAAGCCGATCACGGTCGAGCCCATCAAGGGCCTGACGGTCCTCAAGGACCTCGTCGTGGACATGGAGCCGTTCTTCCAGGCCTACCGCGACGTGATGCCCTTCCTGGTCACCACGGGCAACGAGCCGACGCGCGAGCGCCTCCAGTCCCCCGAGGACCGCGAGCGCTTCGACGACACCACGAAGTGCATCCTGTGCGCCGCGTGCACGTCGTCCTGCCCGGTCTTCTGGAACGACGGCCAGTACTTCGGCCCGGCCGCGATCGTGAACGCGCACCGCTTCATCTTCGACAGCCGTGACGAGGCGGGCGAGCAGCGCCTGGAGATCCTGAACGACAAGGACGGCGTGTGGCGCTGCCGCACCACGTTCAACTGCACGGACGCCTGCCCGCGTGGCATCGAGGTCACCAAGGCGATCCAGGAAGTGAAGCGCGCCCTGATCACGCGCCGCTTCTAG
- the sdhA gene encoding succinate dehydrogenase flavoprotein subunit has translation MKIHKYDTVIVGAGGAGMRAAIEATKRSRTAVLTKLYPTRSHTGAAQGGMAAALANVEEDNWEWHTFDTIKGGDYLVDQDAAEILAKEAIDAVLDLEKMGLPFGRTPEGQIDQRRFGGHSRNHGEAPVRRSCYSGDRTGHMILQTLYQNCIKEGVEFFNEFYVLDQLLVEEDGVKKSAGVVAYELATGEIHVFQAKAVIYASGGTGKFFKVTSNAHTLTGDGQAACYRRGLPLEDMEFFQFHPTGIWRMGILLTEGARGEGGILRNKDGERFMEKYAPVMKDLASRDVVSRSIYTEIREGRGCGPEGDHVYLDLTHLPPEQLDAKLPDITEFARTYLGIEPYTDPIPIQPTAHYAMGGIPTNVEGEVLSDNTTVVPGLYAAGEVACVSVHGANRLGTNSLLDINVFGRRAGIAAAEYAAKADFVELPENPAELVSDLVEQLRDSQGTERVAEIRKELQETMDANVMVFRTEQTIKTAVEKIAELRERYKNVSVQDKGKRFNTDLLEAVELGNLLDLAEVMAVSALARKESRGGHYREDYPNRDDVNFMRHTMAYREVADDGKDSIRLDYKPVVQTRYQPMERKY, from the coding sequence GTGAAGATTCACAAGTACGACACCGTCATCGTCGGCGCGGGCGGCGCCGGCATGCGCGCCGCCATCGAGGCGACGAAGCGCAGCCGCACCGCCGTGCTCACCAAGCTCTACCCCACCCGTTCCCACACCGGTGCGGCGCAGGGCGGCATGGCCGCGGCGCTCGCCAACGTGGAGGAGGACAACTGGGAGTGGCACACCTTCGACACGATCAAGGGCGGTGACTACCTGGTCGACCAGGACGCCGCCGAGATCCTCGCGAAGGAGGCCATCGACGCGGTCCTCGACCTGGAGAAGATGGGCCTGCCGTTCGGCCGCACGCCCGAGGGCCAGATCGACCAGCGCCGGTTCGGCGGTCACTCCCGCAACCACGGCGAGGCCCCGGTCCGCCGGTCCTGCTACTCGGGCGACCGCACCGGCCACATGATCCTCCAGACCCTCTACCAGAACTGCATCAAGGAGGGTGTGGAGTTCTTCAACGAGTTCTACGTCCTGGACCAGCTCCTGGTCGAGGAGGACGGCGTCAAGAAGTCCGCGGGTGTGGTCGCGTACGAGCTGGCCACCGGCGAGATCCACGTCTTCCAGGCGAAGGCCGTCATCTACGCCTCGGGCGGCACCGGCAAGTTCTTCAAGGTGACCTCGAACGCGCACACCCTGACCGGTGACGGCCAGGCGGCCTGCTACCGGCGCGGTCTGCCCCTGGAGGACATGGAGTTCTTCCAGTTCCACCCGACCGGCATCTGGCGCATGGGCATCCTCCTCACGGAGGGCGCCCGCGGTGAGGGCGGCATCCTCCGCAACAAGGACGGCGAGCGCTTCATGGAGAAGTACGCGCCGGTCATGAAGGACCTCGCGTCCCGTGACGTCGTCTCGCGCTCCATCTACACGGAGATCCGCGAGGGCCGCGGCTGCGGCCCCGAGGGCGACCACGTCTACCTGGACCTCACGCACCTCCCGCCGGAGCAGCTGGACGCCAAGCTCCCGGACATCACCGAGTTCGCGCGCACCTACCTCGGCATCGAGCCCTACACGGACCCGATCCCGATCCAGCCCACCGCGCACTACGCCATGGGCGGCATCCCGACGAACGTCGAGGGTGAGGTCCTGTCCGACAACACCACCGTCGTCCCGGGCCTGTACGCGGCCGGCGAGGTCGCCTGCGTCTCCGTCCACGGCGCCAACCGCCTGGGCACCAACTCGCTGCTCGACATCAACGTCTTCGGCCGCCGCGCGGGCATCGCCGCCGCGGAGTACGCCGCGAAGGCCGACTTCGTGGAGCTGCCGGAGAACCCGGCGGAGCTCGTGTCCGACCTGGTCGAGCAGCTCCGCGACTCCCAGGGCACCGAGCGGGTCGCGGAGATCCGCAAGGAGCTCCAGGAGACGATGGACGCCAACGTGATGGTGTTCCGCACGGAGCAGACCATCAAGACGGCCGTCGAGAAGATCGCCGAGCTGCGCGAGCGCTACAAGAACGTCTCGGTCCAGGACAAGGGCAAGCGCTTCAACACCGACCTCCTGGAGGCCGTCGAGCTGGGCAACCTGCTCGACCTCGCCGAGGTCATGGCGGTCTCCGCCCTCGCCCGCAAGGAGTCCCGCGGCGGTCACTACCGCGAGGACTACCCCAACCGCGACGACGTCAACTTCATGCGCCACACCATGGCGTACCGCGAGGTCGCCGACGACGGCAAGGACTCGATCCGCCTCGACTACAAGCCGGTCGTCCAGACCCGCTACCAGCCGATGGAGCGTAAGTACTGA